The DNA segment ACCAACTATCTGCGGCCGGACGAGCTGCACGCGGCGTTCAACTTCGACTTCCTCGGCTGTGCCTGGGATCCGGCGCTCATGCGCGTCTGCATCGACCGCACGCTGGAGGCGCACGCCGCCGTCGGCGCGCCGGCCACCTGGGTCCTGTCCAACCACGACGTCACCCGGCACGTCACCCGGTACGGCCGCGCCGACACCACGTTCAGCTTCGACAACAACCTCGACGGCACCCCGGTCGACCTGGAACTGGGCACCCGCCGGGCCCGGGCCGCCGCACTGCTGTCGCTCTCGCTGCCCGGCTCGGCCTACGTCTACCAGGGCGAGGAGCTGGGCCTCTGGGAGAACGAGAACATCGGAGTCGACGCCATCCAGGACCCGATGTACGCCCGGCGCGGCCACACCCGCGACGGTTGCCGGGTGCCGCTGCCGTGGTCGGCCGACGAGCCGCCGTTCGACTTCACCACCGGGGAACCGTGGCTCCCCCAGCCCGCGGAGTGGAAGGACCGGACGGTCCAGGCGCAGACCGGCGACCCGAGCTCGATGCTGGAGCTCTATCGCCAGGCGATCTCCGTAAGAAGCGCCGAACCGGGCCTCCATGCACCCGAAATGGCCTGGATCCCGATGAATACGGACGTCCTCGCCTACACCCGCGGGCCGGACTTCGCCTGCGTCCTCAACCTCTCCGCGCACCCGATCGCGCTGCCGGCCGGATCAACCCCGCTGCTGCTCAGCGGGCCCCTCGAGGACGGCGGTCTCCTCCCCCCGGACACCGCCGCCTGGCTGCGAATCCCATAGTCGTCCGGGCGTCAGAGGTTCCACCGCCGCTGACGCCCGGCGTGCAGCACCCCCGTCCCCCTTTCAGAGAGGCGCTCCCATGTCTCGACTAAGGGTGCTCGCGGTCGTCGCGGGCATCGTGGCAGCTCTCGGACACGCACCGGCAGCCTCGGCCGCCGGACCCAACCTCGCAGCAGGCAAGGCCTTCACCGCCAGCAGCACCTCCGACGTCTACGGCGCGGGCAACGCCGGTGACGGCAACGCGAACACCTACTGGGAGAGCGCGAACAACGCCTTCCCGCAGTGGATCCAGGTCGACCTCGGTGCCGCCGCCGACGTCGACCAGGCCGTCCTGAAGCTGCCGCCGGCGACCGCGTGGGCCACCCGCACGCAGACGCTGTCCATCACCGGCAGCACCAACGGATCGTCGTTCAGCACGCTCAAGGCCAGTGCGGGTCACGTCTTCAACCCGTCCTCCGCGAACACCGTGACCGTCGACTTCACCACGGCGAACGTGCGCTACGTCCGGCTCACGTTCACCGGCAACACCGGCTGGCCGGCCGGTCAGCTGTCCGAGCTGGAGCTGTACGGCCCGACCGGCGGCGGGAATCCCGACCCGCAGCCCGAGCCGTCCGGCACGAACCTGGCGGCGAAGAAGCCGATCGAGGCCTCGTCGACGGTGCACACGTTCGTGGCGACGAACGCCAACGACGAGGACACCGGCACCTACTGGGAGGGCGGCGCGTACCCGGCGACGCTCACCACGAAGCTCGGTGCGAACGCCGCGCTGACCTCGGTGGTCGTGAAGCTCAACCCGAGCAGCGCGTGGGGGACGCGGACCCAGACGTTCGCGGTCCTCGGCCGGGAGCAGTCGTCCTCCTCCTTCACGACGGTGAAGGCGAGCGCCACGTACACCTTCAATCCCTCCACCGCCAACACGGTGACCATCCCGGTCAGCGCGACCGCCGCCGACCTGCGTCTCTCCTTCACCGCGAACTCCGGCGCGCCGAGCGGGCAGGTCGCCGAGGTGCAGGCCTACGGCTCGTGGGCGCCCAACCCGGACCTGACGATCACCTCGACCGGGTTCACGCCCGCCGCGCCGGTGGAGACCGACGCGATCACGGCGTCGGCGACGGTCCGGAACGCGGGATCAGCAGCATCGGGCGCATCCACCGTCAACTTCTATCTGGGTACGTCGAAAGCCGGCACTGTGGCGGTCCCCGCACTCGCGGCAGGGTCGTCCACAACCGTGTCGGCGAGCATCGGCGCCCGTGACGCCGGCAGCTACCAGCTGTCGGCGAAGGTCGACGAGGCGAACACGATCCTCGAGACGAACGAGGCGAACAACTCCTGGACCCACCCGTCGGCGCTCGTGGTCACCCCGGTGAGCAGCTCCGACCTGGTCGCCTCGGCGGTCAGCTGGTCCCCCGGCACCCCGGCGGCCGGCAACACCGTCACGTTCTCGGTGACGCTCAGGAACCAGGGCTCGGCCGCGTCGGCGGGCGGCGCGCACAACGTCACGCTGACCGTGCTGAACGGCTCGACGGTGGTTCGTACGCTGACCGGGTCGTGGACCGGGACGCTCGCCGCCGGCGCCTCCTCGCCGGCGATCAACCTGGGCACCTGGACCGCGGCGAACGGCCGGTACACGGTCCGGACCGTGATCGCGAACGACGGCAACGAGCTGCCGGTCAAGCAGGCGAACAACACCAGCGAGAAGCCGTTCTTCGTGGGTCGCGGCGCCAACATGCCGTTCGACTTCTACGAGGCGGAGGACGGTCAGATCGGCGGGGGCGCGGCGACCGTCGGCCCGAACCGTACCGTCGGTGATCTCGCGGGTGAGGCGTCCGGGCGCAAGGCCGTGACGCTCAACCAGACCGGCGCCTACGTGCAGTGGACGACCCGGGCCGCCACGAACACCGTTGTCGCGCGCTTCTCGATCCCGGACGGCTCGAACAGCTCGATCAACGTGTACGTCAACGGCTCGCTCAACAAGACCCTGCCGCTGACCTCGCGGTTCGCCTGGCTCTACGGCAACGAGGCGAGCCCGCAGAACTCCGGCACCGGGCCGCGGCACATCTACGACGAGGCGAACATCCTGCTGACCGGCTCGTTCCCGGCGGGCAGCACGATCAAGCTGCAGAAGGACGCCGCGAACTCGGGTCCGATCGCGATCGACTTCATCAACACCGAGCAGGTCGCGCCTCTGGGTAATCCGGACGCTTCGAAGTACGTCGTCCCGGCCGGTTTCGACCAGCAGTCGGTGCAGAACGCGCTCGACACGGCCCGCCAGGACTCGTCCAAGATCGGCGTCTACCTGCCGGCCGGCGACTACCAGACCTCGAACAAGTTCCAGGTCTACGGCAAGGCCGTCAAGGTCGTCGGGGCGGGGCCCTGGTACACCAGGTTCTTCACGCCCGCGTCGCAGAGCGAGACGGACGCCGGCTTCCGGGCCGACGCCACCGCCAACGGCTCGACGTTCGCGAACTTCGCGTTCTTCGGCAACTACACGATCCGCATCGACGGCCCCGGCAAGGTGTTCGACTTCGCCAACGTCGCCGACATCACCATCGACAACATCTGGGCCGAGCACGTGGTCTGCCTCTACTGGGGCGCCAACACCGACCGCATGAAGATCACGAACTCGCGGATCCGGAACACGTTCGCCGACGGCGTCAACATGACCAACGGCAGCACCGACAACCTGGTCGACAACAACGAGGCCCGGGCCACCGGCGACGACAGCTTCGCGCTCTTCTCGGCCATCGACGCCGGCGGCGCTGACGAGATCAACAACGTCTTCTCGAACCTCACGTCGATCCTGACGTGGCGTGCGGCGGGCGTCGCGGTCTACGGCGGCTACGCCAACACGTTCAAGAACATCTACATCGCGGACACCCTGGTCTACTCGGGCATCACGATCAGCTCGCTCGACTTCGGGTACCCGATGAACGGCTTCGGCGCCTCCCCGCCGACGACGTTCGACAACATCTCGATCGTCCGGGCCGGCGGCCACTTCTGGGGCGCGCAGGTCTTCCCGGCGATCTGGCTGTTCAGCGCGTCGAAGGTATTCCAGGGCATCCGGGTCAGCAACGTCGACATCGTCGACCCGACCTACTCCGGGATCATGTTCCAGACCAACTACGTGGGCGGTCAGCCGCAGAACATCATCAAGGACACCGTCTTCACCAACATCACGATCACCGGCGCGCAGAAGAGCGGCGACGCGTACGACGCCAAGTCCGGCTACGGCATCTGGGCCAACCCGATGCCGGAGGCGGGTCAGGGCCCGGCGGTGGGCTCGGCGACCTTCACCAACCTGCAGATGAGCGGCAACTACCGCGACATCGAGAACCCGACGAGCACCTTCACGATCAACAGAAACTGATCTCCCGGTACGCGATGAGCCCGTGCCGACGGCACGGGCTCATCTCTCCACTGCTCCCCCGGCAGCGGTTCAGAGGTGCTGGCCGCCACCGGTCAGGCAGCGGCTCCGGTCAGGTCGTCGTCCCGGTTCGCCTCGGCGTTCTCCCCGGTCTTCGCGCCGGTCGTCTCCGCGGCGGTCACCGGGCGGGCGCCCAGGTCGGCGTCCACCTCGTACATCCGGGCCTCGGCGAGGTCGAAGTACATCCCGGTGAGGCGCAGGCGGCCGGCCGCCTCGGCTTCGCGGACCGCCGGGTAGGTGCGCAGATTGACGATCTGCTGCGTCACGTTCTCGGTGCAGCAGAGCTGCTCATCGCTCGGGTCGGTGAAACGTACACCCGACAGCGAAAGCCAATCGCCCAAGGCCGACCCCCGCCGTGCGGCATCGCTCATCAATGCCCGGACCGCGCCGCACCCGGAATGGCCGCACACCGTGATCGTGGTGACGCCGAGGACGTCGACGGCGTACTCGACGGCAGCACCCACCGACGAGTCGGCCTTCTCGCTGTGCGGCACGATGTTTCCGACGTTGCGCACGCAGAACAGGTCACCCGGACCGCTCGCGGTGATCAGATTCGGCACGAGGCGCGAATCCGCACAGGTGATGAACAGCTGCTCCGGCCGCTGGCCGTCCCGCGCCAGGTCGGCCAGGTGCGGCCGGACCAGCGGCGCCACCGAGCGCTCGAACTCGGCGATCCCCGCGGCCATCGCGTCCCGGCGCTGGTGGTCCATGCCCTGCCAGCGCGACCAGGAACCGACCAGCCGGGGCGTACGCTTGCCGCCGCCCAGCCGCCCGGACTTCGCCTGGTGGAACCAGGAGTCGTGCACCTCCCGGATCCGGACCTGACCACCGGCCCGCTCGTAGCCCTCCTGCCAGTCCCGGATCGTCTCGAACGCCCCGTGATCCAGGTAGTCGAGGTGCAGCTCGACGTCGACCTCCTCGCCGGCCGGAAGCGCACCGAGCTCGCGGGTGAGCCGCGCCGACTCGACGAACGCCAGCGTGCCGGTGATCGTGACGAGCCACTGGCCGGGGGCCTTCGGCACCCGGCGGATCTCACAGCGGGTGAGCCGCCAGAGGATCATCAGGGCCGCCGTGACCATGCCCAGCGCCACACCGGTCAGCAGGTCGGTGAAGACCACGCCGAGCGCCGTGACCAGGTACGTCGGCAGCTCCCGGTGCCGCGCGTAGGTCTTCATCTGGGCGAGGCTCACCAGCCGCAGACCCACCACGATCAGCACCGCGGCGAGCACCGCCATCGGGATGGTCTCCAGCAGGCCCGCGAACAGCAGCACGAACGCCGCGATCCACAGGCCATGCATGATCGCCGAGGCCCGGGTACGCGCGCCGGCCGCCACGTTCGTCGACGACCGCACGATCACCCCGGTCACCGGCAGGCCGCCGAGCAGTCCGGACACCGTGTTCGCGGCGCCCTGGCCGACCAGCTCACGGTTCAGGTTGGCCCGCTTGCCGTCGTGCATCCGGTCCACGGCGACCGCCGAGAGCAGCGATTCCACGCTCGCCACCAGGGCGATCGTCATCACCGCCACGACGATCGCGCGGACCGGCGCATCAGGCCAGGCCGGCCGGATCAGCCCGGCGAGCGGCTCGTCCGGCAGGTTGACCCGCACCACGTCGGCGCCGGTCACGGCGGCGACCGCCGTCATCGACACCACCGCCACCAGTGCCGCCGGCAGCAGCGAGATCTTCACCAGCCTCGGCCAGAGGATCAGGATCGCCACGGTGGCGACCCCCAGCAGCGCCGCCGCCCCGTGATGGGTGACGATCTGCGCCGGCAGGTCCCGCAGGTTCGCCCAGGCGGAACTCTGCGGCGCGCCACCCAGCATCACGTGGACCTGGCTCAGCGCGATGACCAGGCCGATACCGGCCAGCATGCCGTGCACGACGGCGGGTGAGAGTGCGAGAGCGACCCGCCCCATACGGGTCAGGCCGAGAAGGATCTGGACGAGCCCGGCGACCGCGACGATGGCGGCCGTACCGGCGAACCCGAAGTCGCTCACGGCTCCGGCGACGATCACGGTGAGGCCGGCCGCGGGGCCGCTCACCTGTAGTGGAGCGCCACCTAGGGCGCCCGCGACGATGCCGCCGACAACCGCGGCGACCAACCCCGCCAGGAGCGGGGCCCCGGATGCCGCGGCGATACCCAGCGACAACGGGATGGCGATCAGGAACACGACGATGGACGCCGGCAAGTCCCGGCGCAACAGTTGCGTCAAGTCGGACATTTCAGCAAAATACCGAATATTGGTTAACGGGTCATTACGCAACCGGCCCTTACTTGCAAAACACAGCAAACTGCCGCCTGGCACTCAGCAGCATCTCAGCTTCCCATGCAAGATCCTTCAGCAAGTCCTCCGCCGAGGAGGCCCTCCCGCCGAATTTCTTAGGGTCCGCGACCTTCTTTCCAACAAATCGATCGGCCCTCCTAGAGGTAAGCCCGCAACCACACCGGCCACCCGCTCTAACCCGTTTTTTCCGAGATATCGCTCAAGCCGCTCCTCGCCCCGCTTGAACCCTTCCGCCCCAGATAGCCGCCCCATCACACCTCCCCCTTCACTGCCCTCCACCCAAGCCGTAGCCCAGACACCTCGGGCCAGACCCACAACGTGCTTCAGCTACGGCCGCCGCTACCCCGGCCGCAGGCTCGTGCACTGGTCAAGGCCCCGCAACGACAGAAACCCACGGCCGCGTAAAAACCGGGCCGTGGGTTTCTGGGAGGAGGCTCGTCAGGCCTTCCAGAGGTCCTTGTTGGACTCGTGCATGTCGCGGAGGATCATCGGTACGTCGTACTTGACGCTCCAGGACGGGTAGTGCTCCTCGAAGCGGGCCGTGCTGCTGATCCACCACTGGTGGTCGCCGATGCGGTTCTCCGGGACGTACTCGGTCTTCGCCTCCACGCCGGCGATCTCGGAGGCGATCTGGAAGGCCTCGAGGACGCTGCAGTTGGAGGTGCGGCCGCCGCCCATGTTGTAGACCTCGGCGACGCGCGGGGCGGCGTGGAAGGCCTCGAACGCGGAGACCAGGTCGGACGAGTGGATCGCGTCGCGGACCTGCTTGCCCTTGTAGCCGTAGATCCGGTAGAGGCGCTGTTCCATCACGCAACGCATGACGTACGCCAGGAAGCCGTGCAGTTCGGCGGCGGAGTGACCGGGGCCGGTGAGCGTGCCACCGCGGAAGACGGCGGTGGGCATGTCGAAGTAGCGGCCGTACTCCTGGACCATCACGTCGGCGGCGACCTTGGAAGCGCCGAAGACCGAGTGCAGGGACTGGTCGATCGACATGGTCTCGTCGATGCCCTCGTACCACTGGTGGTCGGCCGGCAGCTCCCAGCGGGTCTCCTGCTCGATCAGCGGCAGCGAGTTCGGCAGGTCGCCGTAGACCTTGTTGGTCGAGGTGAAGATGAAGGGCGCGTCGATCGCGTGCTTCCGGGTCGCCTCGAGCATGTTGATCGTGCCGACCGCGTTGACGTCGAAGTCGGTGAACGGCTCGCGGGCGGCCCAGTCGTGGCTCGGCTGCGCGGCCGCGTGGATCACCAGGCCGATGTTCTTGCCGAGGCCGGCGAAGAGCTTGTCGAGGCCGTCCCGGTCACGGATGTCGATGCCGTGGTGGGTGTAGCGGGCGCCGACCTCCTTGGTCAGCCGCTCCAGGTTTCCCTTGGTGGAGCCGTCGGCGCCGAAGAAGTAGCCGCGCATGTCGTTGTCGAGGCCGACCACGTCCATGCCGAGCCCGGTGAAGTGCCGGACCGCCTCGGACCCGATCAGTCCGGCGGAGCCGGTGATTACGACGACGCTGCTCATCAGGACCTCCGAGGTTGAACACCAGCCACCGGCCGAGGTTACACATCTCCGGCACGTGCCGGACGGGCCGGTCGACCTCACACCCGGAAGATGCTTGACGAGAGCGCGAAACGGGCACGTCACAGATTCGCTACATGAGATGGGAAAGCTCGCCAGGAAATCAGGCGAAAGCGGAGGCGGTCGATGACGGAGTCCCTTCAGGCACCAGTCCCTGTTCAACGGAAGGGTCCCGACGAGCTCACCCTAGGTGTCGAAGAGGAGTTGCACGTCGTCGATCTGGCCACCCGCGAGCTCGTACCCCGGGCTCCGGAGATCCTCGACCAGCTGGACTCGAGCCAGTTCTCCGCCGAGCTGCACCGCTCGGTCGTGGAGACGAACACACCGGTCAGCGCCACCCTTGACGGTCTCCGGGACGGGATCACGGGGCGCCGGCGTACGGCCATCGCGGTAGCCGAGTCGCTGGGTCTCGGCCTCGTCGCGTCCGGGACGGTCCCGCTGGTGGACCTGGACCGGCTGCCGGTGACGCCCACCACCCGCTACCACCGGATGCTGCACGAATACCAGATGCTCGTCCGGGAGCAGCTGATCTGCGGAACCCAGGTGCACGTCGGGATCCCGGACCGGGACGAGGCGGTCGCCGTCGCGCAGCGGGTGTCGCCGGTGCTGCCGGTGCTACTGGCACTCTCGGCCAGCTCGCCCTACTGGATGGGCGAGGACTCCGGGTACGCCAGCGTCCGCTCCCTAGTTTGGATGCGCTGGCCGACGGCCGGCGACAGCGGCCCGCTGCAGTCCGCGGCCGAGCACGAGGAGCTGGTCAGCGATCTGATCGCCTCCGGGACGATCAGCGACCCGAAGATGGTCTATTTCGACGTACGGCCGTCGGCGCACGTGCCGACGGTCGAGTTGCGGGTCACCGACGCCAGCCCGGACACCGAGACGGTCGTTCTGATCGCCGGCCTGTTCCGGGCCCTCGTGCTGCGGGCCCGCCAGCAGCACCGGGCGGGCGAGCCGATGCCCGCCGCCCGGCCGCCCCTGCACCGGGCCGCGATGTGGCGGGCCGCCCGGTCCGGCCTGGAGGGTGACCTGCTGGACCTGCCGCGCTCGCCGGTCCCGATTCCGGCCGCGGCGGCGGTGGAGCGCCTGATCGGCGAGCTCCGCCCGCAGCTGGAGGAGCTGGGCGACTGGGAGCAGGTGTTCGATCTCTCGCTGCGGGCGCTGAGCCGGGGCAGTTCGGCGGCTCGGCAGCGGCGTGCGCTGGCCCGCCGTGGCCGGCTCGCCGACGTAGTGGATCTGCTGGTGGCGGACACCCGGGGCAACGTGACCGGCACCGGACCGGCCGGGATGCCGGAGCCGGCGCGGCTGGAGACGTACGGTGCCGCCGGTGACGAGGCGTTCCCGGACGGGCGGGTCGACCCGGCGTACGCCGGGATCCTGCCGGTGCTCACCGCGCTCGGCGCGACCGGACTGCGGCACCGGGAGGACAAGCGGGACGACGAGCAGCGGGCCCGCGGGATCACGTTCAGCGTGGCCGGCGAGGCGGCGACCCGGCTCTTCCCGTTCGACCTGGTGCCGCGGCTCGTCCCGGCATCCGACTGGGCCCACCTGCGGGCCGGTCTCACCCAGCGGGTGCAGGCGCTCGACGCGTTCCTCAACGACGTGTACGGCGACCGCCAGATCGTCAGCGACGGCGTCCTCCCGGAATGGGTCGTCAACGGCTCGCCCGAGCTGCGGGCCAGCGGCGCCCTGATCCACCGCCGGGCGGTGCGCACGCAGGTGGCGGGCGTGGACCTGGTCAAGGACTCGGTGACCGGGGAATGGCGTGTCCTCGAGGACAACCTCCGCGTGCCGTCGGGCATCGCGTACGCCATGCAGAACCGCCGTCTGACCTGGAGCGTCCTGCCCGAGCTGCCCCGGCCGGCCGGCCTGATCTCGGTCGAGGACACCCCGAAGCTGCTGAAGCGGGCGCTGCTGGAGGCGGCCGGCCCGGCCGCGGGCGACGATCCCGCCCTCGTCGTGCTGAGCCAGGGACCGGACGACTCGGCCTGGTTCGAGCACAGGATGCTGGCCGAGGCGATGGACGTCCCGGTGGTCCGCAGCACCGAGCTCTTCGTCGACGAGGGCCGGGTCTGGCGCCTGCGCGACGGCCACCGGCACCCGGTCGACGTGATCTATCTGCGGATGGGCGAGGACAGCCTGGTGCACTCGCCGGGCGCGGACGGGATGCCGCTCGGCCCGAGCCTGGTCGCCGCCCTGCACGCGGACACCGTCGTGCTGGCGAACGCGCTGGGCAACGGCATCGCCGACGACAAGGCCATCTACGCCTACGTGCCTCGCATGATCGATTACTACCTCGGGGAGAAGCCGATCCTCGCGGACGTGACGACCTATCTGTGCGGCATCCCGGATCAGCGGGTCGAGGTGCTGTCCCGCCTGGACGAGCTGGTCTGCAAGCCGGTCGACGGCTACGGCGGCGACCGGATCGTGATCGGCCCGCACGCCACCGCCGACGAGCTGACCGCACTGCGCCGCCAGATCCAGACGGCGCCGCACCGCTGGGTGGCGCAGGAGCTGGTGCAGCTCTCCACGCACCCGGTCTTCGACGGTCACCGGCTCGCGCCGCGGCACGTCGACCTGCGCGCGTTCGTGTTCACCGGGAAGCACTCGACCGTCGCCCCGGCAGCGCTCACCCGGGTCGCCCCGGCGGGCAGCATGATCGTCAATTCCTCGCGCGGCGGCGGCTCGAAGGACACCTGGCTGTTGGGATGAACTGAGGAGGATTCACATGTGCGGGATCGCCGGAGAGATCTGTTACGGCGACCGATCCGCGGACACCGATGCGGTCCGCCGGATGCTGCCCTGCCTGGAGAGCAGAGGTCCGGACGGCGAAGGACTGTGGGCGAGAGAGCGTGTGGCGTTCGGCCACCGGCGGCTGAGGATCATCGACCTCTCGGACGCCGGTGGCCAGCCGATGACGGACGAGCAGCTCGGCCTCACCGTGGTCTTCAACGGCTGCATCTACAACTACCGGCAACTGCGGGAAGAGCTTCAGTCGTACGGCTACAGCTTCCGCTCGCACTCGGACACCGAAGTGATCCTGAAGGCGTTCCACCGCTGGGGGGCCGACTGTGTCACCCGGTTCCTTGGCATGTTCGCCTTCGCGATCGCCGAGCACGGCTCCGGGACCGTCACGCTGGCCCGCGACCGCCTCGGCATCAAGCCGCTCTACCTGGCCGAGTCCCCGGGCCGGCTGCGGTTCGCCTCGACGCTGCCGGCCCTGCTCGCGGCCGGTGGCGTCGACACCAGCATCGACAAGGTCGCGCTGCACCACTACATGACGTTCCATTCGGTGGTGCCGGCGCCGCGGACGATCCTGGCCGGGGTACGCAAGCTGCCACCGGCCACGGTCCGGGTGATCCGCAAGGACGGGACGTCGACCGAGCGGGTCTACTGGGAGGCGAGCCACACCCGTCTCGCCCGGGAGACGGACTGGGCCGCTGAGCTGCGGGAGAAGCTGCGGGTGGCGGTCGAGCGCCGGATGGTCGCCGATGTGCCGGTCGGGGTGCTGCTCTCCGGCGGTCTCGACTCGAGCTTCATCGTGGCGCTGCTGGCCGAGCAGGGGCAGACCGGGCTGACCACGTTCAGCATCGGATTCGAGTCGGGCGGCGGGGAGAGCGGCGACGAGTTCGCGTACTCGGATCTGGTCGCGAAGAAGTTCGGCACCGAGCATCACCAGATCAGAATCGGACGGGACCGGTTCCTGCCGGCCGTCG comes from the Actinoplanes sp. OR16 genome and includes:
- a CDS encoding glycoside hydrolase family 13 protein — encoded protein: MSTESEWWKSAVIYQVYPRSFADSNGDGVGDIGGIRARLGHLRDLGVDAIWMSPWYPSPMADAGYDVADFRDIDPVFGSLAEAEALIAEAHAMGIRLIVDIVPNHISSEHPWFKAALASPTAPERDYFWFRPGKDGNMPTNWSGEFGGTTWTQVPDGDWYLHLFTPEQPDLNWEHPVVREEFENILRFWFDRGVDGIRIDSAALLFKDPALPEVTDGAPHPFHDLDAVHDVYRAWRLVADEYEDRALIGEVWMPEVERFTNYLRPDELHAAFNFDFLGCAWDPALMRVCIDRTLEAHAAVGAPATWVLSNHDVTRHVTRYGRADTTFSFDNNLDGTPVDLELGTRRARAAALLSLSLPGSAYVYQGEELGLWENENIGVDAIQDPMYARRGHTRDGCRVPLPWSADEPPFDFTTGEPWLPQPAEWKDRTVQAQTGDPSSMLELYRQAISVRSAEPGLHAPEMAWIPMNTDVLAYTRGPDFACVLNLSAHPIALPAGSTPLLLSGPLEDGGLLPPDTAAWLRIP
- a CDS encoding discoidin domain-containing protein, which codes for MSRLRVLAVVAGIVAALGHAPAASAAGPNLAAGKAFTASSTSDVYGAGNAGDGNANTYWESANNAFPQWIQVDLGAAADVDQAVLKLPPATAWATRTQTLSITGSTNGSSFSTLKASAGHVFNPSSANTVTVDFTTANVRYVRLTFTGNTGWPAGQLSELELYGPTGGGNPDPQPEPSGTNLAAKKPIEASSTVHTFVATNANDEDTGTYWEGGAYPATLTTKLGANAALTSVVVKLNPSSAWGTRTQTFAVLGREQSSSSFTTVKASATYTFNPSTANTVTIPVSATAADLRLSFTANSGAPSGQVAEVQAYGSWAPNPDLTITSTGFTPAAPVETDAITASATVRNAGSAASGASTVNFYLGTSKAGTVAVPALAAGSSTTVSASIGARDAGSYQLSAKVDEANTILETNEANNSWTHPSALVVTPVSSSDLVASAVSWSPGTPAAGNTVTFSVTLRNQGSAASAGGAHNVTLTVLNGSTVVRTLTGSWTGTLAAGASSPAINLGTWTAANGRYTVRTVIANDGNELPVKQANNTSEKPFFVGRGANMPFDFYEAEDGQIGGGAATVGPNRTVGDLAGEASGRKAVTLNQTGAYVQWTTRAATNTVVARFSIPDGSNSSINVYVNGSLNKTLPLTSRFAWLYGNEASPQNSGTGPRHIYDEANILLTGSFPAGSTIKLQKDAANSGPIAIDFINTEQVAPLGNPDASKYVVPAGFDQQSVQNALDTARQDSSKIGVYLPAGDYQTSNKFQVYGKAVKVVGAGPWYTRFFTPASQSETDAGFRADATANGSTFANFAFFGNYTIRIDGPGKVFDFANVADITIDNIWAEHVVCLYWGANTDRMKITNSRIRNTFADGVNMTNGSTDNLVDNNEARATGDDSFALFSAIDAGGADEINNVFSNLTSILTWRAAGVAVYGGYANTFKNIYIADTLVYSGITISSLDFGYPMNGFGASPPTTFDNISIVRAGGHFWGAQVFPAIWLFSASKVFQGIRVSNVDIVDPTYSGIMFQTNYVGGQPQNIIKDTVFTNITITGAQKSGDAYDAKSGYGIWANPMPEAGQGPAVGSATFTNLQMSGNYRDIENPTSTFTINRN
- a CDS encoding bifunctional SulP family inorganic anion transporter/carbonic anhydrase yields the protein MSDLTQLLRRDLPASIVVFLIAIPLSLGIAAASGAPLLAGLVAAVVGGIVAGALGGAPLQVSGPAAGLTVIVAGAVSDFGFAGTAAIVAVAGLVQILLGLTRMGRVALALSPAVVHGMLAGIGLVIALSQVHVMLGGAPQSSAWANLRDLPAQIVTHHGAAALLGVATVAILILWPRLVKISLLPAALVAVVSMTAVAAVTGADVVRVNLPDEPLAGLIRPAWPDAPVRAIVVAVMTIALVASVESLLSAVAVDRMHDGKRANLNRELVGQGAANTVSGLLGGLPVTGVIVRSSTNVAAGARTRASAIMHGLWIAAFVLLFAGLLETIPMAVLAAVLIVVGLRLVSLAQMKTYARHRELPTYLVTALGVVFTDLLTGVALGMVTAALMILWRLTRCEIRRVPKAPGQWLVTITGTLAFVESARLTRELGALPAGEEVDVELHLDYLDHGAFETIRDWQEGYERAGGQVRIREVHDSWFHQAKSGRLGGGKRTPRLVGSWSRWQGMDHQRRDAMAAGIAEFERSVAPLVRPHLADLARDGQRPEQLFITCADSRLVPNLITASGPGDLFCVRNVGNIVPHSEKADSSVGAAVEYAVDVLGVTTITVCGHSGCGAVRALMSDAARRGSALGDWLSLSGVRFTDPSDEQLCCTENVTQQIVNLRTYPAVREAEAAGRLRLTGMYFDLAEARMYEVDADLGARPVTAAETTGAKTGENAEANRDDDLTGAAA
- a CDS encoding NAD-dependent epimerase/dehydratase family protein, whose amino-acid sequence is MSSVVVITGSAGLIGSEAVRHFTGLGMDVVGLDNDMRGYFFGADGSTKGNLERLTKEVGARYTHHGIDIRDRDGLDKLFAGLGKNIGLVIHAAAQPSHDWAAREPFTDFDVNAVGTINMLEATRKHAIDAPFIFTSTNKVYGDLPNSLPLIEQETRWELPADHQWYEGIDETMSIDQSLHSVFGASKVAADVMVQEYGRYFDMPTAVFRGGTLTGPGHSAAELHGFLAYVMRCVMEQRLYRIYGYKGKQVRDAIHSSDLVSAFEAFHAAPRVAEVYNMGGGRTSNCSVLEAFQIASEIAGVEAKTEYVPENRIGDHQWWISSTARFEEHYPSWSVKYDVPMILRDMHESNKDLWKA
- a CDS encoding carboxylate--amine ligase/circularly permuted type 2 ATP-grasp protein, which codes for MTESLQAPVPVQRKGPDELTLGVEEELHVVDLATRELVPRAPEILDQLDSSQFSAELHRSVVETNTPVSATLDGLRDGITGRRRTAIAVAESLGLGLVASGTVPLVDLDRLPVTPTTRYHRMLHEYQMLVREQLICGTQVHVGIPDRDEAVAVAQRVSPVLPVLLALSASSPYWMGEDSGYASVRSLVWMRWPTAGDSGPLQSAAEHEELVSDLIASGTISDPKMVYFDVRPSAHVPTVELRVTDASPDTETVVLIAGLFRALVLRARQQHRAGEPMPAARPPLHRAAMWRAARSGLEGDLLDLPRSPVPIPAAAAVERLIGELRPQLEELGDWEQVFDLSLRALSRGSSAARQRRALARRGRLADVVDLLVADTRGNVTGTGPAGMPEPARLETYGAAGDEAFPDGRVDPAYAGILPVLTALGATGLRHREDKRDDEQRARGITFSVAGEAATRLFPFDLVPRLVPASDWAHLRAGLTQRVQALDAFLNDVYGDRQIVSDGVLPEWVVNGSPELRASGALIHRRAVRTQVAGVDLVKDSVTGEWRVLEDNLRVPSGIAYAMQNRRLTWSVLPELPRPAGLISVEDTPKLLKRALLEAAGPAAGDDPALVVLSQGPDDSAWFEHRMLAEAMDVPVVRSTELFVDEGRVWRLRDGHRHPVDVIYLRMGEDSLVHSPGADGMPLGPSLVAALHADTVVLANALGNGIADDKAIYAYVPRMIDYYLGEKPILADVTTYLCGIPDQRVEVLSRLDELVCKPVDGYGGDRIVIGPHATADELTALRRQIQTAPHRWVAQELVQLSTHPVFDGHRLAPRHVDLRAFVFTGKHSTVAPAALTRVAPAGSMIVNSSRGGGSKDTWLLG